One segment of Monomorium pharaonis isolate MP-MQ-018 chromosome 6, ASM1337386v2, whole genome shotgun sequence DNA contains the following:
- the LOC105840298 gene encoding CD151 antigen, producing the protein MACQKRIIKFLHYTFIFVFVLYGLAIFITAVSSETENDYYFKNLNESRFSSSSITTIVFSIIILVVACIGIYGAYRESYRMLMTFVGLLIALVVLHMFITICVLVATGYIDNVDLEQEYRTHFDHYNDSQEQKDYVNAVQKGLHCCGVDNSNDFQKILGIAIPESCCGKEEKSTCSEDESYKRGCVLALKKILDAVFTTMGGIAIGIVVIEVIGVAFALWLANSIKNPEGRNNSV; encoded by the exons CTATACGGTCTGGCCATCTTTATTACCGCCGTTTCGTCGGAAACAGAAaacgattattatttcaaaaaccTGAATGAAAGTAGGTTTTCGTCCTCGTCAATTACGACGATCGTCTTCAGTATCATCATCCTCGTCGTTGCTTGCATAGGAATCTACGGCGCGTATCGCGAGAGTTATCGTATGCTAATGACG TTTGTAGGTTTGCTCATAGCGCTCGTGGTCTTACACATGTTCATCACGATCTGCGTGTTAGTTGCAACGGGATATATTGACAATGTTGATTTAGAACAGGAATACCGAACACACTTTGATCATTACAACGACAGTCAAGAGCAAAAGGATTACGTGAATGCCGTTCAAAAAGGA TTGCATTGCTGTGGTGTTGATAACTCCAATGATTTCCAAAAGATCCTAGGTATTGCTATTCCAGAAAGTTGCTGCGGTAAAGAGGAAAAGTCCACTTGTAGTGAAGACGAATCTTATAAAAGAGGTTGCGTATTAGCGCTGAAAAAGATCTTGGATGCTGTTTTTACGACGATGGGTGGCATCGCTATCGGTATTGTTGTTATAgag gtgATTGGCGTCGCCTTTGCATTATGGCTAGCAAATTCCATAAAGAATCCCGAAGGCAGAAATAATAGCGTATAA